A portion of the Corynebacterium heidelbergense genome contains these proteins:
- a CDS encoding glycoside hydrolase family 65 protein, whose product MSAKFKRTVQAEKLEAFFSRRREGRATGPSRPIDGGDMVGVGYRADKHHHTLDPKELIDRENNPVNEWGWVETKPNRMDLGVSETIFAVSNGYLGMRGNPEEGRDSTAHGTFINGLHETWKIDHAEDAYGLAREGQSIIQVPDAKAMRLYIDDEPLRLGNAEVSSYRRSIDFREGVLRRDLIWRTPGGKRVRVTSERMVSFQEKHLAIMSLEVELLDDDAAVVISSQVLNRQDGEGEFPDNNARAAAEEAFDPRKGEQFSERVLLPRYQAQPEPERATLGYQVNHSGMTVACSVDHVLDVYNPTDHSADGSHDEGVEISTDVEEDVARVVYHLNGKRGMRLRLEKFVSYHSSRHVAPQELAFRCARTINRAKAVGFRHLVENQAEWLARFWERSDVRIEGQPQLQQAVRWNIFQLIQASARSEINGVPAKGMTGAGYGGHYFWDTEIYVMPFLSYTNPAFARNALRFRHGMLPAARDRAMELSHDGVLFPWRTINGRESSAYYAAGTAQYHIDADIAYALMKYVYATGDTDFLLEQGIHILVGTARFWMSLGFFNSKRDRFEIHSVTGPDEYTTVVNNNLYTNVMAQYNLRVAAAVVRQMRDARPKAYEDLLAQTKLTNTELERWTQAADVMYIPFNEKLRVNPQDDQFLQREVWNLDDPDGPLKRPLLLHYHPLTIYRYQVLKQADVVLALFLQGQDFATDIKRADYDYYDRLTTGDSTLSAVVQSIMAAELGYGKTAEHFFYRGLFVDLADLHRNTVDGVHIASCGGVWSALVYGFGGLRDHYGRYSIDPRLPAGWKSLEYSITLRGVRIQVTVVPGEVTLKVVAGTGRLDPIWVLGQGVVFDDDGIVTVKGDTVLRDEDESANELQHRSLDGSEWFGSSAPVLEDEKEGEDYEELSNSHDVVPQTPDGGPTSGDN is encoded by the coding sequence ATGAGCGCCAAATTCAAGCGGACGGTGCAAGCCGAAAAGTTGGAAGCCTTCTTCTCCCGCCGCCGCGAAGGCCGCGCCACGGGCCCGTCCCGGCCCATCGACGGCGGGGACATGGTGGGTGTGGGCTATCGCGCCGATAAGCACCACCACACCCTGGACCCCAAGGAGCTCATCGACCGGGAGAACAACCCGGTCAACGAATGGGGTTGGGTGGAGACCAAGCCGAACCGCATGGACCTGGGTGTTTCCGAGACGATCTTCGCCGTGTCTAACGGTTACTTGGGGATGCGCGGCAACCCGGAGGAGGGCCGGGATTCCACCGCTCACGGCACCTTTATCAACGGCCTGCACGAAACGTGGAAAATCGATCACGCCGAGGATGCCTACGGCCTGGCCCGGGAAGGGCAGAGCATCATCCAGGTGCCGGACGCGAAAGCGATGCGCCTCTACATCGACGACGAGCCGCTGCGGCTGGGCAACGCGGAGGTGTCCTCTTACCGGAGATCCATCGATTTCCGGGAGGGGGTGCTGCGCCGCGACCTCATCTGGCGCACGCCGGGGGGCAAGCGGGTTCGGGTGACCTCCGAGCGCATGGTGAGTTTCCAGGAAAAGCACCTGGCCATCATGTCCCTGGAGGTGGAACTGCTCGATGACGATGCTGCCGTGGTGATCTCCTCCCAGGTACTCAACCGCCAGGATGGGGAGGGCGAGTTCCCGGACAACAACGCCCGGGCCGCGGCCGAGGAGGCTTTCGATCCGCGGAAGGGGGAGCAGTTCTCCGAGCGCGTGCTGCTGCCCCGCTATCAGGCCCAGCCGGAGCCGGAGCGGGCCACTTTGGGTTACCAGGTCAATCACTCTGGAATGACTGTGGCCTGCTCGGTGGACCACGTGTTGGACGTGTACAACCCCACCGATCACTCCGCAGACGGCTCCCACGACGAGGGCGTGGAGATCTCCACCGATGTGGAAGAAGATGTCGCACGGGTGGTTTACCACCTCAACGGCAAGCGGGGCATGCGGTTGAGGTTGGAGAAGTTCGTTTCCTACCACTCCTCGCGGCACGTGGCCCCTCAGGAGCTGGCCTTCCGCTGTGCGCGCACGATCAACCGCGCTAAGGCGGTGGGCTTCCGGCACCTGGTGGAAAACCAGGCGGAATGGCTGGCCCGGTTCTGGGAGCGCTCGGACGTGCGCATCGAGGGGCAGCCGCAGCTCCAGCAGGCCGTGCGGTGGAACATCTTCCAACTTATCCAGGCCTCCGCCCGCTCGGAGATTAACGGCGTGCCGGCGAAGGGCATGACCGGTGCCGGTTACGGCGGGCACTACTTCTGGGACACGGAAATCTACGTGATGCCGTTCCTCAGCTACACCAACCCCGCCTTTGCCCGCAATGCGTTGCGCTTCCGCCATGGCATGCTGCCGGCGGCCCGGGACCGGGCGATGGAGCTCTCCCACGATGGGGTGCTGTTCCCCTGGCGGACGATCAACGGCCGCGAATCCAGTGCCTACTACGCCGCCGGGACGGCCCAGTATCACATCGATGCGGACATCGCCTATGCCCTGATGAAATACGTCTACGCCACGGGAGATACGGACTTCTTGCTGGAGCAGGGCATCCACATCCTGGTGGGGACCGCGCGCTTCTGGATGTCCCTGGGGTTCTTCAACTCCAAGAGGGACCGCTTCGAAATACACTCCGTGACCGGCCCGGACGAGTACACCACGGTGGTGAACAACAACCTGTACACCAACGTGATGGCGCAATATAACCTGCGCGTTGCGGCCGCTGTGGTTCGGCAGATGCGGGACGCCCGCCCCAAGGCCTACGAGGACCTGCTCGCGCAGACGAAGCTCACCAACACGGAGCTGGAGCGGTGGACCCAGGCCGCCGATGTGATGTACATCCCCTTCAACGAAAAGCTGCGGGTCAACCCGCAAGACGATCAGTTCCTGCAGCGGGAGGTGTGGAACCTCGACGACCCGGACGGCCCCCTCAAGCGCCCCCTGCTGCTGCACTATCACCCGCTGACGATCTACCGCTACCAGGTGCTCAAGCAGGCCGACGTGGTCCTGGCCCTGTTCCTGCAGGGGCAGGATTTCGCGACGGACATCAAGCGCGCGGATTACGACTATTACGACCGGTTGACGACCGGTGATTCCACGCTGTCCGCCGTGGTGCAGTCCATTATGGCCGCGGAACTGGGTTACGGGAAGACCGCGGAGCACTTCTTCTACCGGGGTCTGTTCGTGGACCTCGCCGATTTGCACCGGAACACCGTGGACGGGGTTCACATCGCTTCCTGCGGCGGCGTATGGAGTGCGCTGGTCTACGGCTTCGGTGGCCTGCGGGACCACTATGGGCGGTACTCCATCGATCCGCGGCTGCCCGCCGGGTGGAAGTCCCTGGAGTACTCCATCACCCTCCGGGGGGTGCGGATTCAGGTCACGGTGGTCCCCGGGGAGGTCACGCTCAAGGTCGTGGCCGGGACCGGACGGCTGGATCCCATCTGGGTGCTGGGCCAGGGGGTGGTCTTCGATGACGACGGCATTGTCACCGTCAAGGGAGACACCGTGCTGCGCGACGAGGATGAGAGCGCCAACGAGCTGCAGCATCGCTCCTTGGACGGTTCCGAGTGGTTCGGATCCTCCGCGCCGGTTCTGGAGGATGAAAAGGAGGGAGAGGACTACGAGGAGCTGTCCAACTCCCACGACGTGGTTCCGCAGACCCCCGACGGCGGGCCGACCTCCGGGGACAACTAA
- a CDS encoding 2-oxo-4-hydroxy-4-carboxy-5-ureidoimidazoline decarboxylase, with translation MTTESIPLERFNMAADSLIVAMLEDLFCSRELAVRVVLARPFGSVEEAAEYADAALFRLPDEVVRDAVNAHPTIGGKVAPGSHSAKEQSQALASQAGSSAPHRSGEDQGAESTSDTLARIRQVSADYEQRFGYRYLVRAAGLNAADILADLTSRMRNDDVSEWLITRKNLASINDLRLHNAIADHQPAHPTPAHNPTHNSSQHSAPRTQEAAS, from the coding sequence ATGACCACCGAAAGCATCCCCCTCGAGCGCTTCAATATGGCAGCGGATTCCCTCATCGTCGCCATGCTGGAGGATCTTTTCTGTTCCCGCGAGCTCGCCGTCCGCGTGGTTCTCGCCCGGCCGTTTGGCAGCGTGGAGGAAGCCGCAGAATACGCCGATGCCGCGCTGTTTCGCTTGCCGGACGAGGTGGTTAGGGATGCCGTCAATGCCCATCCCACGATTGGCGGCAAGGTCGCCCCCGGTTCCCACTCCGCCAAAGAGCAGTCCCAAGCACTCGCCTCCCAAGCCGGTTCCTCCGCACCTCATCGCAGCGGCGAGGACCAGGGGGCCGAATCCACCAGCGATACCCTCGCCCGCATTCGGCAAGTCTCCGCAGACTACGAGCAGCGCTTCGGGTACCGCTACCTCGTCCGGGCCGCCGGGCTCAACGCCGCCGACATCCTCGCGGATCTGACCTCCCGGATGAGGAACGATGACGTCAGCGAATGGTTGATTACCCGCAAGAACTTGGCGTCCATAAATGATCTGCGCCTACACAACGCCATCGCGGACCATCAGCCTGCCCACCCCACCCCGGCGCACAACCCTACGCACAATTCCTCGCAGCATTCCGCTCCACGGACCCAGGAGGCCGCCTCGTGA
- the uraH gene encoding hydroxyisourate hydrolase: MKLTTHALNTATGQPAADLGFTLTIVASDSPADGGPVQAHSSDIAEDGRTDEDGRYAFDTTLAQGTYRLRFHTGAYFAGSSTETIYPHVDITFTVHSGQGDHLHVPLLISPFGYTTYRGS; this comes from the coding sequence GTGAAACTCACTACCCATGCTCTCAACACCGCCACGGGACAACCCGCAGCGGACCTGGGCTTCACCTTGACCATTGTGGCCTCCGATTCCCCCGCCGACGGCGGCCCGGTCCAAGCTCACTCCTCCGATATCGCCGAAGACGGCCGCACCGACGAGGACGGACGCTACGCCTTCGACACCACCCTGGCCCAGGGAACCTACCGCCTACGCTTCCACACCGGCGCCTACTTCGCGGGCAGCTCCACCGAAACGATCTATCCCCACGTGGACATCACCTTCACCGTCCACAGCGGGCAGGGGGACCACCTGCATGTCCCCCTGTTGATCAGCCCGTTTGGGTACACCACCTACCGCGGCAGCTGA